One region of Eurosta solidaginis isolate ZX-2024a chromosome X, ASM4086904v1, whole genome shotgun sequence genomic DNA includes:
- the LOC137234631 gene encoding uncharacterized protein — protein sequence MKKKSGGNMSKSLKNDSRGCLDDKNKQLENCNINDIKSEVSALKEEIKNLSGQVGKCNEYIGKLITEQTKTNVSLELLWKVKNKALHFPINSIERLYEIDSNMAENGDTYKSTINSILRENGLNNGLPKLITTKVLTLFNYLGIKGKKSFKNLENFNSILYDCLQKDGYNQSQYSKEIKSAIKKAKLRFHKHQFDERQKSKK from the exons atgaaaaaaaaatccggcGGAAATATGAGCAAATCGTTGAagaatgattcaaggg gtTGTTTGGAtgacaaaaataaacaattggAAAACTGTAATATAAATGATATAAAATCAGAAGTTTCTGCGCTGAAAGAGGAAATCAAAAATTTGTCAG GTCAAGTTGGTAAATGTAATGAGTATATTGGAAAACTGATTACAGAACAAACAAAAACCAATGTGAGTCTGGAACTTTTatggaaagttaaaaataaagcgcTTCATTTTCCTATTAATTCGATTGAACGGTTGTACGAAATTGACAGCAATATGGCAGAAAATGGCGATACCTAC AAATCcacgattaactcaattttacgAGAAAATGGGTTGAACAATGGTTTACCAAAGCTTATTACAACAAAAGTGCTGACACTATTCAACTATTTgggaataaaaggaaaaaagtcATTTAAAAATCTTGAAAATTTTAATTCCATTTTGTACG ATTGTCTTCAAAAAGACGGTTACAACCAGTCACAATATTCAAAAGAAATAAAGTCGGCAATCAAAAAGGCTAAGCTGCGCTTCCACAAGCACCAATTTGACGAGAGGCAGAAATCGAAGAAATAA